One genomic window of Sphingobacterium oryzagri includes the following:
- the ykgO gene encoding type B 50S ribosomal protein L36 translates to MKVRASIKKRSADCKIIRRKGKVFVINKKNPKFKQRQG, encoded by the coding sequence ATGAAAGTTAGAGCATCTATAAAAAAACGCAGTGCGGATTGTAAGATCATCCGTCGCAAAGGAAAAGTTTTTGTAATCAACAAAAAGAACCCTAAGTTCAAGCAACGTCAGGGCTAG
- the rpsM gene encoding 30S ribosomal protein S13 — protein sequence MARISGIDLPKNKRGVIGLTYIFGIGRSTAAYILEKAGISEDVKVSEWNDDQLAAIRTLINDELKVEGALRSEVQLNIKRLMDIGCYRGLRHRKHLPVRGQRTKNNSRTRKGKRKTVANKKKATK from the coding sequence ATGGCAAGGATATCAGGTATAGATTTACCTAAAAACAAAAGAGGCGTTATTGGCCTTACCTACATATTCGGTATCGGTCGTTCTACTGCTGCTTACATCTTGGAAAAAGCAGGTATCAGTGAAGACGTAAAGGTATCTGAATGGAATGATGACCAATTAGCAGCTATTCGTACACTGATCAACGACGAACTAAAAGTTGAAGGTGCACTACGTTCTGAAGTTCAATTGAACATCAAACGTTTGATGGATATTGGTTGTTACCGTGGTCTACGTCACCGTAAACATTTACCAGTTCGTGGTCAACGTACAAAAAACAACTCACGTACACGTAAAGGTAAACGTAAAACAGTTGCAAACAAGAAAAAAGCTACTAAATAA
- the rpsK gene encoding 30S ribosomal protein S11, which translates to MAKSKKVTKKRIVVIEPVGQAHINATFNNIIVTLTNNQGQTISWSSAGKMGFRGSKKNTPYAAGQAANDCGKVAYDLGLRKVEVFVKGPGAGRESAIRTLQTVGIDVTTIKDITPLPHNGCRPPKRRRV; encoded by the coding sequence ATGGCTAAGAGTAAAAAGGTTACTAAAAAGCGTATCGTCGTTATCGAGCCTGTTGGTCAAGCTCATATCAACGCTACCTTTAACAACATCATCGTAACGTTAACTAACAATCAAGGACAGACTATTTCATGGTCTTCAGCTGGTAAAATGGGTTTCAGAGGTTCTAAAAAGAACACACCATACGCGGCAGGTCAAGCAGCGAACGACTGTGGTAAAGTGGCTTACGATTTAGGTTTGCGCAAAGTAGAGGTTTTTGTAAAAGGTCCGGGTGCTGGACGTGAGTCGGCTATTCGTACTTTACAAACTGTAGGAATTGATGTGACTACGATTAAAGATATCACTCCACTTCCTCACAACGGTTGTCGTCCTCCAAAACGCAGAAGAGTTTAA
- the rpsD gene encoding 30S ribosomal protein S4, with translation MARYTGPKSKIARKFREPIFGPDKALEKKNYPPGQHGPSKRRGKQSEYAIQLLEKQKAKYTYGVLERQFRTLFGKASAKQGITGENFLRLLEARLDNVVYRLGIAPTRSAARQLVSHKHITVNGEVVNIPSYSLRPGDVIAVRERSKSLEAISTSVEGRKINKFSWLDWNANELQGTFVSFPERSDIPENIKENLIVELYSK, from the coding sequence ATGGCAAGATATACAGGACCTAAGTCCAAAATAGCTCGTAAATTCAGAGAACCAATTTTTGGACCTGATAAGGCACTAGAAAAAAAGAATTACCCTCCAGGACAACACGGTCCTTCTAAAAGAAGAGGTAAGCAATCTGAATACGCAATTCAGTTGTTAGAAAAACAAAAAGCAAAATACACTTACGGTGTGTTGGAGCGTCAATTCCGTACATTATTCGGAAAAGCTTCTGCAAAACAAGGTATTACAGGTGAAAACTTCCTAAGATTATTGGAAGCTCGTTTGGATAACGTTGTTTACCGTTTAGGTATCGCGCCAACACGTTCAGCAGCACGTCAGTTGGTATCCCACAAGCACATTACCGTTAACGGCGAAGTTGTTAACATTCCATCATATAGCCTACGTCCAGGTGACGTAATCGCTGTTCGTGAACGTTCTAAATCACTGGAAGCAATCTCTACGTCTGTTGAAGGCAGAAAGATCAACAAATTCAGCTGGTTAGATTGGAACGCGAACGAATTGCAAGGTACATTCGTTTCTTTCCCGGAAAGATCGGATATTCCAGAGAACATCAAAGAGAATTTAATCGTAGAGTTGTACTCTAAATAA
- a CDS encoding DNA-directed RNA polymerase subunit alpha translates to MAILAFQRPDKVIMQKSTDFDGTFEFRPLEPGFGVTIGNALRRILLSSLEGYAITSVRFSGVSHEFSTIKGVVEDVTEIILNLKQVRFKKSGEQGDNEKIFVVINGQEQFKAGDITKFSNNFTVLNPELVICNMDSSVTIEVELSVAKGRGYVNAEENKVTDGPVGLIAVDSIYTPIKNVKYTIENYRVEQKTDYEKLLLDISTDGSIHPEEALKEAAKILIQHFMLFSDENMLLESQTKEETKVVDEEILHMRKILKTELVDLDLSVRALNCLKAADIRTLAELVTYDVADMLKFRNFGKKSLSEIQELVKSKGLSFGMNLSKYKLDEE, encoded by the coding sequence ATGGCAATTTTAGCATTTCAAAGACCGGATAAAGTTATCATGCAAAAATCAACGGATTTTGATGGTACTTTCGAATTTCGTCCATTAGAGCCAGGTTTTGGTGTAACTATTGGTAATGCTTTGCGCCGTATTTTATTGTCCTCATTAGAAGGATATGCAATTACGTCGGTGAGGTTTTCAGGCGTTTCCCACGAATTCTCTACTATTAAAGGTGTTGTTGAAGATGTTACCGAAATCATTTTGAACTTAAAGCAAGTACGTTTTAAGAAATCTGGTGAGCAAGGTGATAATGAGAAGATTTTTGTAGTAATCAATGGTCAGGAACAATTTAAAGCCGGAGACATTACTAAGTTTTCGAATAACTTTACGGTGCTAAATCCTGAGTTGGTGATATGCAATATGGATAGTTCTGTTACTATCGAAGTGGAGCTGTCAGTAGCTAAAGGACGCGGTTATGTAAATGCTGAAGAAAATAAAGTTACTGATGGTCCTGTAGGTTTGATCGCTGTCGATTCAATCTATACACCAATTAAGAATGTAAAATATACAATTGAAAACTATCGTGTAGAGCAGAAAACTGACTACGAGAAATTGTTATTGGATATTTCTACCGATGGTTCCATTCACCCGGAAGAAGCTTTGAAAGAAGCGGCTAAAATCTTGATCCAACACTTCATGTTGTTCTCTGATGAGAACATGTTGTTGGAATCGCAAACAAAAGAAGAAACAAAAGTTGTAGACGAGGAAATCTTACACATGCGTAAGATCTTGAAAACAGAATTAGTTGATTTGGATCTTTCCGTTCGTGCATTGAACTGCTTAAAAGCGGCTGATATTCGCACGTTAGCCGAGTTGGTAACTTACGACGTAGCCGATATGTTGAAGTTCCGTAACTTCGGAAAGAAATCGTTGAGCGAGATTCAGGAGTTGGTTAAATCGAAAGGTTTATCATTCGGAATGAACTTGTCTAAATACAAATTGGACGAAGAATAA
- the rplQ gene encoding 50S ribosomal protein L17 gives MRHGKKVNHLGRTDSHRKAMLANMATSLIKHKRITTTLAKAKALRTYVEPLITKSKNDTTHSRRTVFAYLKDKEAVTILFREISEKVASRPGGYTRIIKMENRLGDNAEMAFVELVDYNEVYGQTEKTEKKATRRRGSAKKKAAEQTEETPAEVVEDVKAEEAAPAEETPATEEKKED, from the coding sequence ATGAGACACGGAAAAAAAGTAAACCACTTAGGGCGCACTGACAGTCACCGTAAGGCGATGTTAGCTAACATGGCGACTTCATTGATCAAACACAAACGTATTACAACGACTTTGGCTAAAGCAAAAGCATTGCGTACATACGTTGAGCCTTTGATCACTAAATCTAAAAACGATACAACGCATTCACGTCGTACGGTATTTGCTTACTTGAAAGACAAAGAAGCGGTAACAATCCTGTTCCGTGAAATTTCTGAAAAAGTAGCTTCACGTCCAGGTGGATACACACGTATCATCAAAATGGAAAATCGTTTAGGTGATAACGCAGAGATGGCTTTTGTGGAATTGGTAGATTATAACGAAGTTTATGGTCAAACTGAGAAAACAGAGAAAAAAGCTACTCGTCGTCGTGGATCTGCTAAGAAAAAAGCAGCTGAACAAACAGAAGAAACTCCTGCAGAAGTAGTGGAAGATGTAAAAGCTGAAGAAGCAGCACCTGCGGAGGAAACACCAGCAACTGAAGAGAAAAAAGAAGACTAA
- a CDS encoding LacI family DNA-binding transcriptional regulator: MSKKIRIKDVAAAAGVSSALVSYVLNARHVDRINKDTAKKITEIAKDLGYYPNQIAKSLKTRKTYTIGLMLGDIVNPFSHQIARIIEDEAKCYDYAVIAGSCDEDHERSKKLMETFVNRQVDGFIIVAASDTENQLAYLEELDIPFVLIDRYFPEKNFDYIVIDNYQAAYTAVSHLIEKGYQKIALVNYETSLAHLKDRTLGYTQAIADSGRMHDEASICSLSMQDNPQETKNKIAQFIKNKNYDAIFAATNTLGIETLKQFNQLHIRVPDDAAFVCFDETDAVDLFYAKLTHIRQPMQAIGNLAVQRLIHKINHVYEPEPPYQVVLKSEFVINESSG, translated from the coding sequence ATGTCGAAAAAAATACGTATAAAAGATGTTGCTGCTGCAGCCGGAGTTTCATCCGCGCTGGTTTCTTACGTATTAAATGCCCGTCATGTTGATCGCATTAACAAAGACACCGCAAAAAAAATTACAGAAATTGCGAAAGATTTAGGCTATTACCCTAATCAGATTGCAAAAAGCTTAAAGACTAGAAAGACGTATACCATCGGGTTAATGCTAGGTGATATCGTCAATCCTTTTTCTCATCAAATTGCGCGTATCATCGAAGATGAAGCGAAATGTTATGATTACGCGGTGATAGCTGGAAGTTGTGATGAAGATCACGAACGTTCCAAAAAGCTCATGGAAACCTTCGTGAATAGACAAGTGGATGGCTTTATAATTGTGGCTGCGAGTGATACGGAAAATCAATTAGCATATCTGGAAGAACTGGATATCCCCTTTGTACTGATAGACCGCTACTTTCCTGAAAAAAATTTCGACTACATCGTCATCGACAATTACCAGGCGGCCTATACCGCTGTAAGTCATCTGATCGAAAAAGGATACCAAAAAATAGCACTAGTAAATTACGAAACCTCACTGGCTCACCTAAAGGATCGAACGCTAGGTTACACCCAAGCCATCGCAGATAGTGGACGCATGCACGACGAAGCATCAATATGCAGTCTTTCTATGCAGGACAATCCACAGGAAACCAAAAATAAGATCGCGCAATTCATAAAAAATAAAAATTATGACGCCATATTTGCCGCAACAAATACTTTAGGGATCGAAACCCTAAAACAGTTTAACCAATTGCATATACGAGTACCCGACGATGCTGCTTTCGTCTGTTTCGATGAGACAGATGCTGTGGATTTGTTTTACGCGAAATTAACGCATATTCGGCAGCCCATGCAAGCTATTGGAAATCTGGCTGTACAACGATTGATACATAAAATTAACCATGTTTATGAACCGGAACCACCCTATCAAGTGGTACTTAAGAGCGAATTTGTAATTAACGAATCTTCAGGCTAA
- a CDS encoding aspartate aminotransferase family protein, whose translation MDLFNVYPINPINIVEAKGSTIWDAEGNDYLDLYGGHAVISIGHTHPHYVETLTTQLNRIGFYSNSIEIPIQKQLARQLGEVSGKIDYTLFLCNSGAEANENALKLASFHNKRKKVIAFSKAFHGRTSLAVAATDNPAIVAPVNETDNIIFLPFNDEEALQRTFTDIGEEISAVIIEGIQGVGGIREASIPFLTLIRNLCDQYEAIFIADSVQCGYGRTGDFFSHDYAGISADIYTMAKGMGNGFPIGAVAIAPKFKASFGLLGTTFGGNHLACAAAVAVLDVIKSEQLMDNARTVGTYLIEELRKFEQVKEVRGRGLMIGIELPEELAQVKKDLLLKNRIFTGEAKPNVIRILPALNIDKQIADRFLTAFDERLKA comes from the coding sequence ATGGACTTATTTAATGTTTATCCTATTAATCCCATCAATATTGTTGAAGCAAAAGGCTCCACAATTTGGGATGCCGAAGGTAATGATTACCTCGATCTGTATGGTGGACATGCGGTGATATCTATTGGTCACACGCATCCACATTATGTTGAAACATTGACTACGCAATTGAATCGTATCGGATTTTATTCCAACTCCATTGAGATTCCTATTCAGAAGCAATTGGCCCGACAGTTGGGTGAAGTTTCCGGGAAGATAGACTACACCTTGTTCCTATGTAACTCCGGTGCAGAAGCAAACGAGAATGCGTTAAAATTGGCTTCGTTTCACAACAAGCGAAAAAAGGTAATCGCTTTTTCGAAGGCTTTTCACGGCCGTACATCATTAGCAGTGGCTGCTACAGATAACCCCGCTATCGTTGCTCCGGTTAACGAAACCGATAACATCATTTTCCTGCCGTTTAATGATGAAGAAGCGTTGCAACGCACGTTTACCGATATCGGCGAAGAGATTTCCGCTGTCATCATTGAAGGTATTCAGGGCGTCGGCGGTATACGCGAAGCTTCCATTCCGTTTTTGACATTGATTCGCAACCTGTGCGATCAGTATGAAGCGATATTTATTGCCGATTCGGTACAATGCGGTTATGGTCGTACGGGCGATTTCTTTTCACATGATTATGCAGGAATAAGCGCGGATATATACACCATGGCCAAAGGAATGGGCAATGGTTTTCCGATAGGTGCAGTTGCCATTGCGCCCAAGTTCAAAGCGTCTTTTGGTTTGCTCGGCACAACTTTTGGTGGAAATCATTTGGCATGTGCGGCAGCTGTTGCTGTGCTTGACGTGATTAAATCGGAACAGTTAATGGACAATGCACGCACAGTCGGTACCTACCTGATCGAAGAGTTAAGAAAATTCGAACAAGTAAAAGAAGTACGTGGAAGGGGATTAATGATTGGTATAGAACTTCCCGAGGAGCTTGCACAGGTGAAGAAAGACTTACTCTTGAAGAATAGGATATTTACAGGCGAGGCAAAGCCTAACGTCATACGTATTTTGCCAGCATTGAATATTGATAAGCAAATTGCTGATCGGTTTTTAACGGCTTTCGACGAACGATTGAAAGCGTAA
- a CDS encoding acetylornithine carbamoyltransferase encodes MKKFFSAADIDDLATVVQDALDLKDKPYEAKALGVNKTLGLVFLNPSLRTRMSTQKAAMNLGMNVMVMNMDKDGWALETQDGVVMNGTTVEHIREAAAVMGEYCDILGLRSFPSLKDKEADYNEDLFNKFVKFCGVPVISLESATRHPLQSLTDLITITEHKKVDKPKVVLAWAPHVKALPQAVPNSFSEWMCKAQQQGLVDFTIAHPMGYDLCEDFTKGAKISDNLAESLEGADFVYVKNWSSYIEYGEVYPVAQDWMMDNEKLKLTNDAKIMHCLPVRRDLELSSEILDGPNSLVIKEASNRVWAAQVVLKRMLENLTK; translated from the coding sequence ATGAAGAAATTTTTCTCAGCGGCAGATATTGATGATCTAGCAACGGTCGTCCAGGATGCGCTCGATTTAAAAGATAAACCCTACGAAGCGAAAGCACTGGGCGTGAATAAAACCTTAGGACTGGTTTTCCTAAATCCAAGTTTACGCACACGCATGAGCACGCAGAAAGCGGCCATGAATTTGGGGATGAATGTGATGGTGATGAATATGGATAAAGACGGCTGGGCCTTGGAAACCCAAGATGGCGTTGTGATGAACGGCACCACCGTAGAGCATATTCGCGAAGCGGCTGCCGTCATGGGCGAATATTGCGATATTTTAGGGTTACGTTCATTTCCGAGTTTGAAAGATAAAGAAGCCGATTATAACGAAGATTTATTCAATAAGTTCGTTAAATTTTGCGGCGTTCCAGTGATTTCATTAGAAAGTGCCACAAGACATCCTTTGCAAAGTTTGACCGATTTGATCACGATTACCGAACATAAGAAAGTCGATAAACCGAAAGTCGTTCTGGCATGGGCACCCCATGTAAAAGCACTTCCGCAAGCTGTTCCCAATTCTTTTTCCGAATGGATGTGTAAAGCACAGCAGCAGGGGCTTGTAGATTTTACTATCGCACACCCTATGGGCTATGATCTTTGCGAAGATTTTACAAAAGGCGCGAAAATTTCAGATAATTTAGCCGAAAGTCTGGAAGGGGCTGATTTTGTATACGTCAAAAATTGGTCGTCTTATATCGAATATGGCGAGGTTTATCCCGTAGCACAAGATTGGATGATGGATAACGAGAAGTTAAAGCTCACGAACGATGCAAAGATCATGCATTGCTTGCCCGTTCGTCGCGACCTCGAACTATCTTCTGAAATTCTGGATGGACCAAACTCGTTGGTCATCAAAGAGGCAAGTAACCGCGTCTGGGCAGCACAAGTGGTGTTAAAACGAATGCTAGAGAACTTAACTAAATAA
- the argB gene encoding acetylglutamate kinase — translation MGSVLNVIKIGGNVIDDETQLQDFLEKFAALQGKKILVHGGGKVATRVANGLGIEAKMIDGRRVTDAAMLDIVTMVYAGLTNKKVVSLLQRFGCDALGLSGADGNTIKAVKRPVREIDYGYVGDILVDSVNSLSVKKFLEAGYTPVFSAITHNGIGQLLNTNADTIASALAVSLSKIYDTSLIYCFEKNGVLRDVTDEHSVIPTIKANEFDELKAAGVIYEGMIPKLENAFHAIGKGVKNVYIGHALNLHMYQQGGFGTCLLAK, via the coding sequence ATGGGGAGTGTGTTGAACGTAATAAAGATTGGGGGAAATGTAATTGACGACGAAACGCAGTTACAAGACTTTCTAGAAAAATTTGCTGCTTTACAGGGAAAGAAAATTTTGGTGCATGGTGGTGGTAAAGTCGCCACACGTGTGGCAAATGGATTGGGAATTGAGGCAAAAATGATCGATGGCCGGCGTGTTACGGATGCCGCCATGTTGGATATCGTGACCATGGTATATGCCGGACTGACCAATAAAAAAGTGGTTTCTTTGTTGCAGCGATTTGGTTGTGATGCTTTGGGTTTAAGCGGTGCCGATGGAAATACCATTAAAGCTGTTAAACGCCCCGTTCGCGAGATCGACTATGGTTATGTTGGCGATATTCTGGTGGACAGTGTGAATTCGCTCAGCGTAAAGAAATTTTTGGAAGCGGGTTACACACCAGTTTTCTCGGCTATCACGCATAATGGTATCGGGCAACTGTTAAACACCAATGCCGATACCATCGCCTCGGCATTAGCGGTTTCTTTATCCAAAATCTACGATACAAGCCTTATTTATTGTTTTGAAAAAAATGGCGTATTGCGCGACGTTACCGATGAGCATTCCGTTATTCCTACGATCAAGGCAAACGAATTTGATGAACTAAAAGCCGCTGGTGTTATCTATGAAGGTATGATCCCTAAGCTGGAGAATGCTTTTCATGCTATTGGTAAAGGTGTTAAAAATGTCTATATTGGTCATGCCTTAAACCTGCATATGTATCAGCAAGGTGGATTTGGCACCTGTTTATTAGCAAAGTAA
- the proC gene encoding pyrroline-5-carboxylate reductase codes for MSKITIIGSGNIGFSLAKGLVKSGQYAAGDITLTRRNIAALKEEANLGFQTSDQNAAAVADADMLVLAILPQQLKKVLEEIKDALKPGQIIVSVVSGASCADVKQVLGTDTIVVRAMPNTAIAIGQSMTCIATDDAHEEHVGKVEVLFESVGSVVVIQEDLMTSATALCACGIAFFLRAIRAASQGGVEIGFHAHDALKMAVQTAKGAADLLLQTQNHPEGEIDKVTSPKGCTIAGLNEMEHNGFSSAFIKGIKLSAKKAGGLYHD; via the coding sequence ATGAGTAAAATTACGATAATCGGTAGCGGCAACATTGGGTTTTCGTTGGCCAAAGGGTTGGTAAAATCCGGACAATATGCGGCCGGCGATATCACGCTTACCCGAAGAAATATCGCGGCTTTGAAAGAAGAGGCAAACCTTGGTTTTCAGACGAGCGATCAAAATGCAGCGGCTGTCGCCGATGCAGATATGCTGGTGTTGGCTATTTTACCACAACAGTTAAAAAAGGTGCTGGAAGAGATCAAGGATGCTCTTAAACCCGGCCAGATTATCGTTTCCGTTGTTTCTGGCGCAAGTTGTGCCGATGTCAAGCAAGTGCTCGGTACAGATACCATCGTTGTGCGTGCTATGCCTAACACGGCTATCGCGATCGGTCAATCGATGACCTGTATCGCGACCGATGATGCGCATGAAGAACATGTTGGAAAGGTAGAAGTGCTTTTCGAATCCGTCGGGTCTGTCGTTGTCATACAGGAAGATCTTATGACCTCCGCTACCGCGCTGTGCGCTTGCGGTATCGCGTTTTTTCTGCGTGCTATACGCGCGGCATCACAGGGTGGTGTAGAGATCGGTTTTCACGCGCACGACGCATTGAAAATGGCGGTGCAAACCGCTAAAGGTGCTGCTGATCTCTTGTTGCAAACACAAAACCATCCGGAAGGCGAAATCGATAAGGTGACATCACCAAAAGGTTGCACGATTGCTGGTCTAAACGAAATGGAACATAACGGCTTTAGCTCGGCCTTTATAAAAGGTATAAAGCTGTCGGCCAAAAAAGCTGGAGGTCTTTACCATGACTAA
- a CDS encoding M20 family metallo-hydrolase, producing MEIRSEEALTLLKQLIATPSFSREEQDTAQLLCHFFEQKGVAYERSGHNIWAYNKYFDSDKPTILLNSHHDTVKPNPGYTRDPFTPTLEDGKLYGLGSNDAGGCLVSLIAAFLYYYETPNLAYNLCMLASAEEEISGRNGVEEAIKHIKPLAFAIVGEPTLLDLAIAEKGLMVLDCEAKGVAGHAAREEGDNAIYNALPAIAWFRSYRFPRESAFLGPVKMSVTLINAGSQHNVVPASCTFVVDVRTTDAYTNSEVLELIRSQVSVDVQARSTRLNPSTIDADHPIVKSGIALGSKTYGSPTMSDQALLPMPSLKVGPGDSARSHAADEFIFLDEITKGVNFYIDLLKNVLTQ from the coding sequence ATGGAAATACGCAGCGAGGAAGCGCTAACACTTTTAAAACAGCTGATCGCCACGCCGTCTTTTAGTAGAGAAGAACAAGACACAGCCCAATTGCTGTGTCATTTTTTTGAGCAAAAGGGCGTTGCATACGAGCGTTCGGGTCACAATATATGGGCTTACAACAAGTATTTCGATAGCGATAAGCCTACTATTTTACTGAATTCGCATCACGATACTGTAAAGCCAAACCCTGGCTATACGCGAGATCCGTTCACACCGACCCTGGAAGATGGGAAACTGTACGGGTTAGGCAGCAATGATGCTGGTGGTTGTTTAGTCTCGTTAATCGCAGCTTTTTTGTATTATTACGAAACGCCGAATTTAGCTTATAACCTGTGCATGCTTGCCTCTGCCGAAGAGGAAATTTCGGGTAGGAATGGTGTTGAAGAAGCGATCAAACATATCAAACCCCTCGCTTTCGCCATTGTGGGCGAGCCAACATTGCTTGATTTAGCGATTGCAGAAAAAGGATTGATGGTGCTGGATTGTGAAGCCAAAGGTGTAGCTGGACATGCCGCGCGTGAGGAGGGCGATAATGCAATTTATAATGCCTTGCCCGCGATAGCGTGGTTTCGTTCATATCGCTTTCCGAGAGAGTCAGCCTTTCTGGGGCCAGTCAAGATGTCCGTGACGTTAATTAATGCCGGTTCACAGCATAATGTGGTTCCTGCTTCCTGTACATTTGTTGTCGACGTGCGCACTACAGACGCGTATACGAATAGCGAGGTGTTGGAACTTATCCGTTCACAGGTTTCGGTAGACGTGCAGGCGCGCTCAACGCGGCTTAATCCATCTACGATCGATGCGGATCATCCGATCGTTAAATCCGGTATCGCACTCGGCTCGAAAACTTACGGTAGTCCCACCATGAGCGATCAAGCGTTATTACCTATGCCGTCGTTAAAAGTGGGGCCCGGCGACTCGGCACGGTCGCATGCTGCAGACGAATTCATTTTTCTCGACGAAATCACTAAAGGCGTGAACTTTTACATTGATTTGCTGAAAAATGTGTTAACACAATAG
- a CDS encoding Lrp/AsnC ligand binding domain-containing protein, giving the protein MDKKYSNYDLDNLDIQILSILMENASIPYTEIAKKLIVSGGTIHVRMKKMEELGIIKGSELIINPQKVGFDITAFLGIYLEKGSQYSDAVKQLQGIDEVVELHYCTGQYSMFAKIVCRDTAHLRKVLNEDIQALTGIQRTETIISLEESIKRQITL; this is encoded by the coding sequence ATGGATAAAAAGTATTCAAATTACGATTTAGACAATTTAGACATCCAAATTTTGTCTATTTTAATGGAAAACGCATCAATTCCATACACAGAAATAGCAAAAAAACTCATAGTTTCAGGAGGAACCATCCATGTAAGGATGAAAAAGATGGAAGAATTGGGTATAATCAAGGGTTCGGAGTTAATAATCAACCCGCAAAAGGTAGGTTTTGATATCACGGCCTTCTTAGGCATCTACTTAGAAAAGGGATCGCAATATTCGGATGCTGTAAAACAGCTTCAGGGAATTGACGAGGTCGTCGAATTACACTATTGTACAGGGCAATATAGTATGTTTGCTAAAATTGTATGTAGAGATACGGCACACCTTCGAAAGGTATTGAACGAAGATATCCAAGCGCTAACAGGAATTCAGCGCACGGAGACGATTATTTCACTCGAAGAGAGCATTAAAAGACAAATTACGCTCTAA
- the ruvC gene encoding crossover junction endodeoxyribonuclease RuvC codes for MQREKAKERIILGIDPGTVILGYGVVKQVGQKMTLLSLGVVKMGHLDDHGLKLQRIFKKTSALVEQYKPDCVALESPFYGKNIQVMLKLGRAQGVAMAAALNFDIPIFEYSPRKIKQSVTGSGNASKEQVAAMLKTILKFNETPEFLDATDGLAVAVCHAFQNNALSDSKSYSGWEAFVKDNEKRVR; via the coding sequence ATGCAGAGAGAAAAGGCTAAAGAACGTATTATTTTGGGTATTGACCCGGGAACAGTGATTCTTGGTTACGGCGTGGTAAAACAAGTCGGGCAAAAGATGACTTTACTTTCCCTGGGCGTGGTAAAGATGGGACACTTAGACGATCATGGACTTAAACTACAGCGCATATTTAAAAAGACATCCGCGCTTGTGGAGCAATACAAGCCCGATTGCGTTGCGTTGGAATCGCCGTTTTACGGCAAAAACATACAGGTTATGTTAAAATTGGGCCGAGCACAAGGCGTAGCTATGGCCGCGGCGCTCAACTTTGACATCCCTATATTTGAATACTCGCCCAGAAAAATAAAACAATCTGTTACAGGTAGTGGAAACGCGAGTAAGGAACAAGTAGCCGCGATGCTAAAAACGATCTTAAAATTTAATGAAACACCTGAGTTTTTAGATGCTACGGACGGATTAGCCGTAGCTGTTTGCCATGCTTTCCAAAATAATGCGCTGAGCGATAGCAAAAGCTATAGCGGCTGGGAAGCATTTGTAAAAGATAATGAAAAGCGCGTTCGTTAA